In the genome of Pseudomonadota bacterium, one region contains:
- a CDS encoding PilC/PilY family type IV pilus protein, whose translation MKTNSFYTTCLASLLYGAALCAPAHASDIETLVGQVQDFAGPNVTLVIDTSGSMASEVFLDSTVAPYDSTVDYTGPFDVHEAFGFPLRLFYTVTPLDSIDFLDASEVDTNQWIETRSFVCQSGQSSLVSAGRYTDRIAQFRLEGEGGTWGLLFPADEDDLDEGGQDDRTECLADYGIHGDGVGDGTFPINLDSLPTDGTTEPFPWSADPNDPQLINWAQTSTRYTFFTPNYLNWIYEREQNSDAVVLTRLEIVQEVATDLVVALSERSLANNDGLRLGLMRFSANGGGGMVLAPTTDIASGNANLINKIQALSASSSTPLAETIYESYLYHAGGTPRFGLSTTPSTSVAEALDGGQYKSPIVAACQRNYMILLTDGLPNGDFEADADIAALTGGCADGSCLDEMTQFMSTADLATGSGFSGTQSVETFIIGFFTDSTLLQNATTAQVDTSDDGIDEPDTPGYFLANNREQLRTAFDDIFGVNGIQGSVATFTAPAVSVNTLNRFTNRDTLYFTLYQPSPSGEPHWDGNLKAYKIGRTTTGGDIQILDADGNPAVDPGTGLFRDAARSIWSNTPDGSEVAEGGVAERLSADRKIYSNLTTNKNLSADDNRISRDNVDAIGALPGMPTGDELLQLIDFTAGLDADGMSRRTLGDPLHSQPLVINFDGGPDDLLLVFGSNDGYLHAIDPTQGAATTNDLEEFAFIPKELLPEQVKLKANLPAYNAVDNKTYGMDGPINFWIENDDGDFVVESGGERLWIYAGMRRGGRSYYAFDMTDRASPSLEFVIDNGRTGYSNLGQTWSSASVGKIKLGNTERDVLIFGGGYDPNQDSSNSADAIGNSVYIADAKTGDLIWSAGGTGTGADLVLSEMTHSIPSDVRIIDTDNDGYVDRLYVGDMAAQVWRFDINPDETTLDAQITGGRLADLGGNGSANERRFFSAPSVSRYVEDGRSFLAIGLGSGYRAHPLETTINDNFYVLRDDNVFSPALGPNGDPEYGDANADLLTTELDLIALTLNGIQDGSTSIDATTGFGRGWFLSLDAGAGEKSLSSAVTAEGRIFFTTYSPQNQALSCDPVAATGLGRFYGIDILSGLPALYDDALASPPIASVELGPTGIPPQPRLVFVEPDCEGCTINPGDPADDGLLVLPTTADIIAQVGTQAFNVGLASKPVRTYWVEF comes from the coding sequence ATGAAAACGAATTCTTTTTACACGACCTGTCTTGCCAGCCTACTGTACGGTGCCGCGCTCTGTGCACCCGCTCACGCATCTGACATCGAAACACTGGTCGGGCAAGTGCAGGACTTTGCCGGCCCCAACGTCACGCTGGTCATCGACACCTCGGGCAGCATGGCCTCCGAAGTGTTTCTCGACAGCACAGTGGCACCCTACGACAGCACGGTCGACTACACGGGCCCGTTTGATGTGCACGAGGCGTTCGGCTTCCCGCTTCGTCTGTTCTACACGGTCACACCACTCGACTCCATCGATTTTCTCGACGCCAGTGAAGTCGACACCAACCAGTGGATTGAAACGCGCTCGTTCGTCTGCCAGAGCGGACAGTCGTCGCTCGTAAGCGCGGGACGTTACACCGACCGTATTGCGCAATTTCGACTCGAGGGTGAAGGCGGCACGTGGGGCCTATTGTTTCCCGCCGATGAGGACGACCTTGACGAAGGGGGGCAGGATGACCGCACGGAGTGTCTCGCCGACTACGGCATACACGGTGACGGCGTCGGTGACGGCACTTTTCCCATCAATCTGGATTCACTGCCCACAGACGGCACCACCGAACCGTTTCCTTGGTCGGCCGATCCGAATGATCCGCAGCTAATCAATTGGGCCCAAACCAGCACACGCTACACTTTCTTCACGCCAAACTATCTCAATTGGATTTATGAGCGCGAACAAAACAGCGATGCGGTGGTGCTCACGCGTCTCGAGATTGTGCAGGAGGTCGCCACCGATCTGGTGGTCGCTTTGTCCGAGCGCTCGTTGGCCAATAATGACGGTCTGCGCCTTGGCTTGATGCGCTTCTCGGCGAACGGTGGTGGCGGCATGGTATTGGCACCGACCACCGACATCGCCAGCGGCAATGCCAACCTGATTAATAAAATTCAGGCGCTGTCGGCCTCCAGTAGTACACCACTTGCTGAAACCATCTATGAGTCGTATCTCTATCACGCCGGCGGCACGCCGCGATTTGGGTTATCGACCACCCCGTCCACATCGGTGGCCGAGGCGCTAGACGGCGGGCAATACAAATCGCCCATCGTCGCGGCGTGTCAGCGCAACTATATGATTCTGCTGACCGACGGTTTGCCGAATGGTGACTTTGAAGCCGATGCCGATATCGCTGCACTCACCGGTGGCTGCGCGGACGGAAGTTGTCTAGATGAAATGACGCAGTTCATGAGTACGGCAGACCTCGCGACAGGATCCGGATTCTCCGGCACCCAGTCGGTCGAGACCTTCATCATCGGCTTTTTCACCGACTCGACGCTGCTGCAAAACGCGACGACGGCACAGGTGGACACCAGCGACGACGGCATAGATGAGCCCGACACACCCGGCTATTTTTTGGCGAACAACCGCGAGCAGCTGCGTACTGCGTTTGATGACATTTTTGGTGTGAACGGCATTCAGGGCAGCGTTGCCACGTTTACGGCTCCCGCCGTATCGGTCAATACGCTCAACCGATTCACCAATCGCGACACCTTGTACTTCACGCTCTATCAGCCGTCGCCGTCGGGTGAACCGCATTGGGATGGTAACCTCAAGGCGTACAAAATTGGCCGCACAACCACCGGTGGAGACATTCAGATACTCGATGCCGACGGCAATCCCGCCGTAGATCCCGGCACCGGTCTGTTTCGCGACGCAGCCAGAAGCATCTGGAGCAACACACCGGATGGCTCGGAGGTGGCCGAAGGGGGCGTGGCCGAACGCTTATCGGCCGACCGAAAAATTTACTCGAACTTGACCACCAATAAAAATCTGAGCGCTGACGACAACCGCATCAGTCGCGATAATGTCGACGCGATCGGCGCACTGCCCGGTATGCCGACGGGCGATGAACTGCTGCAGCTGATCGACTTCACGGCCGGCTTAGATGCGGACGGCATGTCCCGGCGTACGCTCGGCGATCCACTGCACAGTCAACCACTGGTCATCAACTTTGATGGCGGTCCAGATGACCTGCTGCTGGTGTTCGGCTCAAACGATGGCTATTTGCACGCGATAGATCCGACACAGGGTGCCGCCACCACGAACGACCTCGAAGAGTTTGCGTTTATTCCCAAAGAACTGCTGCCGGAACAAGTCAAGCTCAAAGCCAATCTGCCCGCCTACAACGCCGTGGACAATAAAACGTACGGCATGGATGGGCCGATCAACTTCTGGATTGAAAACGACGACGGTGATTTCGTGGTTGAGTCAGGTGGCGAACGCCTGTGGATCTATGCGGGCATGCGACGCGGTGGTCGCAGCTACTACGCGTTCGACATGACCGACCGCGCGTCCCCCAGTTTGGAGTTTGTCATAGATAACGGCCGCACCGGCTACAGTAACCTCGGCCAAACGTGGTCGTCGGCCAGCGTCGGTAAAATCAAACTCGGCAACACCGAGCGCGATGTGCTGATCTTTGGTGGCGGCTATGACCCCAATCAAGACTCCTCCAACAGTGCGGACGCCATCGGTAACTCGGTCTATATCGCCGACGCGAAAACCGGCGATCTGATCTGGAGTGCCGGCGGCACCGGCACAGGTGCCGATCTCGTATTGAGCGAGATGACCCACAGCATTCCATCGGATGTGCGCATCATCGACACCGACAACGACGGATACGTTGACCGCTTGTACGTCGGCGATATGGCCGCACAAGTATGGCGGTTCGATATCAATCCCGATGAGACCACGCTCGATGCACAGATCACTGGCGGCCGTCTTGCCGATTTGGGCGGCAACGGCAGTGCGAATGAGCGACGCTTTTTCTCCGCACCCAGCGTGTCACGCTACGTAGAAGATGGGCGCAGTTTTCTAGCGATTGGTTTGGGTTCTGGCTATCGGGCGCACCCGCTAGAAACCACCATCAACGACAACTTTTACGTGCTGCGCGACGACAACGTGTTTTCGCCCGCGCTCGGACCCAATGGCGATCCCGAATATGGCGACGCGAATGCCGACCTGCTCACCACCGAGCTCGACTTGATTGCGCTGACGCTCAATGGCATTCAGGACGGGTCTACCAGCATCGACGCCACCACCGGTTTTGGACGTGGTTGGTTCTTGAGCTTGGATGCCGGTGCCGGTGAGAAATCGCTGTCCTCTGCCGTCACTGCAGAAGGACGCATTTTCTTTACCACCTATTCACCTCAGAATCAGGCGCTGAGTTGCGATCCCGTGGCGGCCACGGGACTCGGACGATTCTATGGTATCGACATACTCAGCGGCCTACCCGCGCTGTATGACGACGCCCTCGCATCGCCACCGATCGCCAGTGTCGAGCTCGGCCCGACTGGCATCCCACCTCAACCACGGTTGGTGTTTGTTGAACCCGACTGTGAAGGGTGTACGATCAATCCAGGCGATCCGGCCGACGACGGGCTACTGGTGTTACCCACAACCGCCGATATCATCGCCCAAGTGGGCACGCAGGCCTTTAACGTGGGCTTGGCCTCCAAACCCGTTCGCACGTACTGGGTGGAATTTTAA
- the thiO gene encoding glycine oxidase ThiO, whose protein sequence is MSNLRIVVIGGGVIGLASAWELAARGHAVRVFDKGPIGQGASRAAGGIVSPLRPWQAHTVVDRLAASSRALYGDFVKRLIDQSGVDPQYRQSGMVVVGDTHKHAAQEWALNTGRDLKWLDRAGLTKLVPDIGRVREGVYLDDIYQVRNPLLITALERACIKLGVELRPNEAVDTLLKQGLNVTGVRTKNAEICADLVVIAAGAWSDGLCSALHARLNVTPVRGQMIWYQDSPERAGRPIVDDGEHYIVTRRDGVTLVGSTVENVGFDQGITDKALIRLKNKAKNLIPGLGELTPLGQWSGLRPGRAHGIPLIGAYPGLDGLFLNTGHFRNGITLAPASVQMLADRVEGVSDAEMGVSSL, encoded by the coding sequence TTGAGTAACCTTCGCATTGTGGTGATTGGCGGTGGCGTCATCGGGCTCGCGTCGGCCTGGGAACTGGCGGCACGTGGCCATGCGGTGAGGGTCTTTGATAAAGGCCCGATCGGACAAGGTGCCTCGCGCGCAGCGGGTGGCATCGTCTCGCCATTGCGACCTTGGCAAGCGCACACCGTGGTGGATCGACTCGCGGCCAGCAGCCGCGCGTTATACGGTGATTTTGTGAAACGGCTGATCGATCAATCGGGCGTCGATCCGCAGTATCGACAGAGCGGCATGGTAGTGGTCGGCGATACGCACAAACACGCCGCGCAAGAGTGGGCACTCAACACCGGGCGCGACCTTAAATGGCTCGATCGAGCAGGCTTGACCAAACTCGTGCCGGACATTGGCCGGGTGCGGGAGGGGGTTTATCTTGATGACATTTATCAAGTGCGCAACCCGTTGCTCATCACCGCATTGGAACGCGCCTGCATCAAGTTGGGCGTCGAGTTGCGCCCTAACGAAGCAGTCGACACCCTACTTAAACAGGGTCTAAACGTCACGGGCGTGCGCACAAAAAACGCGGAAATTTGCGCAGACCTCGTGGTGATTGCCGCGGGCGCCTGGAGCGACGGATTGTGTTCGGCGCTGCACGCTCGACTCAACGTCACGCCCGTGCGTGGACAGATGATTTGGTATCAAGATAGCCCCGAGCGGGCCGGTCGACCGATCGTCGATGACGGGGAGCATTATATTGTCACGCGTCGAGATGGCGTCACCTTGGTGGGTAGCACCGTTGAAAACGTTGGATTCGATCAAGGAATTACTGATAAAGCACTGATTAGACTGAAAAACAAAGCGAAGAATCTGATCCCAGGGTTAGGCGAGCTGACGCCGCTGGGTCAATGGTCTGGCTTACGGCCGGGACGTGCGCACGGCATCCCGCTCATCGGCGCGTACCCGGGCCTCGATGGGCTTTTTCTCAACACCGGGCATTTTCGCAACGGCATCACACTCGCGCCGGCGTCCGTGCAGATGCTGGCAGACCGGGTGGAAGGGGTTTCCGACGCCGAAATGGGCGTGTCGTCGCTCTAA
- the pilV gene encoding type IV pilus modification protein PilV, with translation MTHRHTQQGGFSLIEVLVTIVILSTGMLGIAALYVESLKSGHTALARTKAINLAADMADRIRVNRAGEEFYVTNAVNAPAAPAIRCGASQGINAVDCTAQEMAAYDVWQWKTALGNTDTTDAKKAGLANAQGSITRNAATNPTTMTILVQWSEKDRVQEYELSFAL, from the coding sequence GTGACACATCGACACACACAACAAGGTGGCTTCTCGCTCATTGAAGTACTGGTGACTATCGTCATCTTGTCCACCGGCATGCTCGGCATCGCCGCACTTTATGTTGAAAGCCTAAAGTCTGGTCATACAGCGCTTGCCCGCACCAAGGCCATTAACCTTGCTGCCGACATGGCCGACCGCATTCGCGTCAATCGCGCGGGTGAAGAGTTTTATGTGACCAACGCAGTGAACGCGCCAGCGGCACCCGCTATTCGATGTGGGGCGTCGCAAGGCATTAATGCCGTGGATTGCACAGCGCAAGAAATGGCGGCCTACGATGTGTGGCAGTGGAAAACAGCCCTTGGTAATACCGACACCACCGACGCCAAGAAAGCCGGACTGGCGAATGCGCAAGGCTCGATCACCCGCAACGCCGCCACCAATCCCACGACGATGACAATTCTGGTTCAGTGGTCCGAAAAGGATCGCGTGCAGGAATACGAATTGTCATTTGCACTGTAG
- a CDS encoding type IV pilin protein, with protein MAGSHRMRGITLIELMIVVIILGLLIAIGYPSYLKSTLKAKRSDATTALLAVAAAQEKEYLKSNRYSASLADLGILTTESKEYTLTLAVDNDGDTFLATATARINGSQENDADCVIFTIDQTGAKRSTDSDGGPTDDCW; from the coding sequence ATGGCTGGCTCACACCGTATGCGCGGCATCACGTTGATCGAACTGATGATCGTGGTGATCATCTTGGGACTGCTGATCGCCATCGGCTATCCCAGTTATTTAAAAAGTACTCTGAAAGCCAAACGCTCAGACGCGACGACTGCGCTGCTCGCCGTGGCGGCGGCTCAAGAAAAAGAATACCTAAAAAGTAACCGCTACAGCGCGAGCCTGGCGGATCTTGGTATTCTGACAACGGAATCGAAAGAGTATACGCTCACGCTAGCGGTCGATAACGATGGCGACACCTTCCTAGCGACCGCCACAGCACGCATTAACGGTTCGCAAGAAAACGACGCGGATTGCGTCATCTTCACGATCGATCAAACCGGAGCGAAACGATCAACAGACAGTGACGGCGGCCCAACCGACGACTGTTGGTAA
- a CDS encoding GspH/FimT family pseudopilin encodes MNVHKHSSAHCPHRSAAACQHNTVTPHSRCALVGERGLTLLELLVTLAVGTLLLTYALPSWSTVLANGRQSAAVNRFVTSVLLARSIAITQRTHAIVCPKADGPYCDLDGDWSRGWLVMRSPDQHEAPLDSPQLEVVQTMNEVSLVPQSNRRAFRFRPNNKRATNGTVVFCARDAATPKAVIVSYNGRPRTATRQADGSVIECVGT; translated from the coding sequence ATGAACGTGCATAAACACTCATCGGCTCACTGCCCACACCGATCTGCAGCCGCCTGTCAACACAACACAGTAACGCCACACAGTCGATGTGCGCTCGTCGGAGAGCGCGGACTCACCCTGCTTGAACTGCTCGTCACACTCGCGGTGGGCACTCTTTTGCTGACATACGCGCTACCCTCTTGGTCGACAGTGCTCGCCAACGGCCGACAGTCAGCGGCGGTCAATCGTTTTGTGACCAGCGTACTGCTGGCTCGATCCATCGCGATTACCCAACGTACGCACGCAATCGTTTGCCCAAAGGCGGACGGTCCGTATTGCGACCTGGACGGCGACTGGTCCCGAGGCTGGCTCGTTATGCGATCGCCGGACCAGCACGAAGCGCCGCTCGACTCACCACAACTGGAGGTTGTGCAAACGATGAACGAGGTATCACTCGTACCGCAATCGAACCGCCGCGCATTTCGCTTTCGCCCCAACAACAAGCGAGCCACCAACGGCACGGTCGTGTTTTGCGCCCGGGACGCCGCCACACCCAAAGCGGTGATCGTGAGTTACAACGGCCGGCCCCGAACGGCCACCCGCCAGGCCGACGGCAGCGTTATCGAATGCGTTGGCACCTGA
- a CDS encoding GspH/FimT family pseudopilin, translated as MGSHQRGLTLLELLVTISVAGVLIGFGVPSFINQYKNGQLTSAVNLLVTAMHISRSEASKRGTPVIMCTSNNAMNAGNESCTGGDWTDGWIVFADNDGDGTYGTGDQIVQTQNSLKGGLTVIADDDVEENITYLPTGFAALPVVGGDARFIVFCGADGDDRYSRVLSLSNNGRPRVLNRNDFGVAAPSCATS; from the coding sequence ATGGGCAGTCATCAACGCGGTCTGACATTGTTAGAACTATTGGTCACCATTTCAGTAGCCGGCGTGCTCATTGGATTCGGCGTGCCATCGTTCATCAACCAATATAAGAACGGCCAGTTGACCAGCGCGGTCAATCTGCTCGTGACCGCCATGCACATCAGTCGATCCGAGGCCAGCAAGCGCGGCACCCCTGTCATTATGTGTACGTCCAACAACGCGATGAACGCCGGCAATGAATCGTGCACCGGCGGAGACTGGACCGACGGCTGGATTGTGTTTGCCGACAACGACGGCGACGGCACATATGGTACCGGCGATCAGATTGTGCAGACGCAGAACTCGCTTAAGGGCGGGTTAACGGTGATCGCCGACGACGACGTCGAGGAGAACATCACCTACCTACCGACCGGTTTTGCCGCGTTACCGGTGGTCGGTGGTGACGCCCGCTTTATTGTCTTTTGCGGCGCCGATGGCGACGACCGCTACTCGCGTGTTTTGAGCTTGTCGAATAATGGCCGCCCTCGCGTGTTAAACCGCAATGATTTTGGCGTAGCGGCACCGTCGTGTGCCACGAGCTAA
- a CDS encoding PilX N-terminal domain-containing pilus assembly protein, whose product MMNRTIPTHLSRQRGAALLMGLILLTVLTLLSLSSMTQSTLSLRMADNVKQEDIAAQAAESALMQALTSTAPFNMDGSVLINEQVRDPLEFDYLNDGISTASTTVTTILRDKLPGSGCSLNSEFGSPDGCTYQHFQMNAIGTSGRGGTQNQNMGFYIQVPN is encoded by the coding sequence ATGATGAATCGAACTATTCCGACACACCTTTCTCGCCAACGCGGTGCCGCGTTGCTGATGGGTCTTATTTTGCTCACGGTGCTCACGCTGCTGTCGCTGTCGTCGATGACCCAGTCGACTTTGAGCTTGCGCATGGCGGACAACGTCAAGCAAGAAGACATTGCCGCGCAGGCGGCTGAATCCGCGCTCATGCAGGCGCTGACCAGCACAGCACCCTTCAACATGGACGGGTCCGTGCTCATCAATGAACAGGTTCGTGACCCACTGGAATTCGATTACTTAAATGATGGCATCAGCACCGCGTCGACCACAGTGACCACGATACTGCGAGACAAACTGCCAGGCAGCGGCTGCTCATTAAACAGCGAATTCGGCAGCCCTGACGGCTGCACGTATCAGCATTTTCAAATGAACGCCATCGGCACCTCCGGCCGCGGCGGCACTCAAAATCAAAACATGGGTTTTTATATTCAAGTGCCGAACTAA
- a CDS encoding PilW family protein has product MTQHTHSQQSGLTLIELMVAMAIGLILVLGTFVVYTNGRAAYATNDNFTLMQENARFALGVIEPDLELAGYWGQHNDASAIRGSANDREATGTPLGGIANDCAENWVVQFDEHVSGFNDVEAGWSDWACIPNRFTTDTDIFAVRRVQGLPANALQAGQFYLRSSEAPRSEVFLGNNEPTSLPASSLNYALVANAYYVSPYSLAGANGTDNYPSLRRVQLVEQGGTPTMVDTEITTGVQDMQIQYGIGPVNVAGTRGGVAAYVSDIENLTAPNTMVRSMRVWLLMRSENPEIDHFDDIEYQLGDKVVGPFNDNFRRIVASRTVFFRNLH; this is encoded by the coding sequence ATGACTCAGCATACCCATTCACAGCAATCTGGCCTGACGCTCATCGAACTGATGGTGGCGATGGCGATCGGCCTGATTTTGGTCCTCGGCACATTTGTGGTGTACACCAACGGCCGCGCTGCCTACGCGACTAACGACAACTTTACGCTTATGCAAGAAAACGCGCGCTTCGCGCTGGGCGTGATCGAGCCCGATCTCGAACTTGCCGGCTATTGGGGACAACACAATGATGCCTCGGCCATTCGAGGAAGCGCGAACGATCGCGAAGCCACCGGTACGCCACTTGGCGGCATCGCCAACGACTGCGCGGAAAACTGGGTGGTGCAATTCGACGAGCATGTCTCGGGTTTTAATGATGTCGAAGCGGGTTGGTCAGACTGGGCCTGCATACCGAATCGATTCACGACCGACACGGATATTTTCGCCGTCCGCCGTGTGCAAGGGTTGCCCGCCAACGCGCTGCAAGCCGGACAGTTTTATCTGCGCTCAAGCGAAGCACCGCGCAGCGAGGTCTTTCTTGGCAATAACGAACCGACATCACTGCCCGCCTCCTCGCTCAACTATGCGCTGGTGGCCAACGCTTACTATGTGAGCCCGTATTCACTCGCCGGCGCCAACGGCACCGACAACTACCCATCGCTACGACGCGTTCAGCTGGTCGAACAAGGTGGTACACCCACCATGGTCGACACGGAAATCACCACGGGCGTGCAGGATATGCAGATTCAATATGGCATCGGACCCGTTAACGTGGCGGGCACGCGCGGCGGCGTCGCAGCTTACGTCAGCGACATCGAAAACCTCACGGCGCCCAACACGATGGTGCGCTCCATGCGTGTGTGGCTATTAATGCGGTCGGAGAATCCGGAGATTGATCATTTCGACGATATTGAATACCAGTTGGGCGATAAAGTCGTCGGCCCGTTCAACGACAACTTCCGACGGATTGTCGCGTCGCGCACCGTCTTTTTCCGAAACTTACATTAA
- a CDS encoding Fur family transcriptional regulator, with translation MIREEVVKLLGRNGITITPQRIDVAEVLFARPQHVSAEQIIDQLRIQGKSVSKATVYNTLNRFVSKGIAKIVNVNPERAFYDSVTTHHHHFYNEDSGDIIDIPEHDIVLENLPNIPEGTELSAVEVVIKIRNR, from the coding sequence ATGATTCGTGAAGAAGTTGTGAAACTTCTGGGGCGCAATGGTATTACCATAACGCCTCAGCGTATTGATGTAGCCGAGGTGCTATTTGCACGTCCGCAGCATGTTTCTGCCGAGCAGATCATCGATCAGCTCCGGATTCAGGGCAAATCGGTCTCCAAAGCCACGGTGTACAACACACTAAACCGCTTTGTTTCCAAAGGCATTGCCAAAATCGTCAACGTCAATCCCGAGCGGGCGTTCTACGATTCGGTAACGACTCACCACCATCACTTCTATAACGAAGACAGCGGCGACATCATCGACATCCCCGAACACGATATCGTGCTCGAAAATCTCCCGAACATTCCAGAAGGCACGGAACTGTCGGCGGTCGAAGTCGTGATCAAAATCCGCAACCGCTAA
- the pilV gene encoding type IV pilus modification protein PilV codes for MKTSRYHIPYKHRRYSRGFSLIEVLVALVVLSVGMLGVLTLQVKGLQFSQSARISTNAILAASDMADRIRANPNGGLSYVAGLGGAGDQPQPQCADLPNAPMPANTTCTTAELAAFDIWLWKEAIASDAGLPGGEGSIEVLLPAGAVATTTYTVTLNYTERGEPRAYQVVINN; via the coding sequence ATGAAAACATCTCGATACCACATTCCTTATAAACACCGCCGATATTCGCGTGGATTTTCACTGATCGAGGTGCTGGTCGCCTTGGTCGTGTTGTCTGTCGGGATGCTCGGCGTGCTGACCTTGCAAGTCAAAGGCCTGCAGTTTAGCCAGTCCGCGCGCATCAGCACCAACGCGATTCTGGCGGCGAGCGACATGGCTGACCGCATTCGCGCGAACCCAAATGGCGGGTTGAGCTACGTGGCCGGACTCGGTGGCGCCGGTGACCAACCTCAGCCGCAGTGTGCCGACTTGCCGAACGCACCGATGCCCGCTAACACCACGTGTACCACCGCCGAGCTCGCGGCATTTGATATCTGGCTGTGGAAAGAAGCGATCGCCTCAGATGCCGGACTGCCCGGCGGGGAAGGATCCATCGAGGTGCTGCTGCCGGCCGGCGCTGTTGCCACCACGACGTACACGGTTACGCTAAATTATACCGAACGCGGCGAACCGCGTGCGTATCAGGTTGTGATTAACAACTAG
- a CDS encoding type IV pilin protein, with the protein MRKQGGFSLIELMITVVIIAIVTSIALPSYREHVQRTHRTDATAALLRVAAEQEKFYIANNTYTDDLTDLDIDGTEEGLYTLTIDAGADLVTTFTATASPKAGESQENDTKCSSFSIDASGNRTASDSGSGDSTDACWN; encoded by the coding sequence ATGCGAAAACAAGGCGGTTTTTCTCTCATCGAGCTGATGATCACGGTGGTCATTATTGCGATTGTTACCTCGATTGCCTTGCCAAGTTACCGCGAGCACGTCCAACGCACACATCGCACAGACGCGACTGCTGCCTTGCTGCGTGTGGCCGCCGAACAAGAAAAGTTTTATATCGCGAATAACACTTACACAGACGATCTCACCGACCTTGATATTGATGGCACTGAAGAAGGCTTGTACACATTGACCATCGACGCCGGTGCAGACCTGGTCACCACGTTTACCGCCACCGCATCACCAAAAGCCGGTGAATCCCAAGAAAACGACACGAAGTGCTCGTCATTCTCGATCGACGCCAGTGGCAATCGCACGGCTAGCGACAGCGGTAGCGGCGACTCAACGGACGCCTGCTGGAACTAA
- a CDS encoding PilW family protein encodes MNLSRQHGFNLIELMVAMVIGIFLVAGALRVYTQSQSALIVSEQAARLQENARYALQVIERDVRAADLWGLTNNSRQIGDSALPTDPPSVLAAGAGECENNWSINIDTAIEGANNANPYGGTCIPNGDYVANTDVLVIRHAQSTPVDEVDLRNGVTYVRSTTNSGTLFTGPNQPTGFATDAVNNELTAITYWVSDSSDHDNTVPSLRRSYLGTDGVNPIIIQEEVIPGIEDLQIQYGVDTTNDQSVNMYVDFDDVVDPETILVARIWLRVRAEQIEQGYDEDVTYRYADRTFTASATGNALDTRYRRLLVTKTIEMRNRRAETLL; translated from the coding sequence ATGAACCTTTCCCGCCAACACGGCTTCAACTTAATCGAACTCATGGTCGCCATGGTGATCGGCATCTTCTTGGTCGCCGGCGCGCTTCGCGTATATACGCAGAGTCAGTCTGCACTGATCGTCAGCGAACAGGCCGCGCGTCTTCAGGAAAACGCACGCTACGCACTGCAAGTCATTGAGCGCGACGTACGGGCCGCCGATCTTTGGGGTTTAACCAATAACTCGCGACAAATCGGTGACTCCGCATTGCCGACCGATCCGCCGTCCGTGTTGGCCGCCGGCGCAGGTGAATGCGAAAACAATTGGTCCATCAATATCGACACGGCGATCGAGGGCGCCAACAATGCCAACCCGTACGGTGGCACTTGCATTCCCAACGGCGACTACGTGGCCAACACTGACGTATTGGTCATTCGTCATGCGCAGTCCACCCCAGTTGACGAAGTTGATCTTCGAAACGGCGTCACTTATGTCCGTTCAACAACCAATAGCGGCACGTTGTTCACTGGTCCCAACCAGCCAACGGGCTTCGCCACCGATGCGGTCAACAACGAGCTGACCGCCATCACCTATTGGGTGTCGGATTCATCCGACCACGACAACACCGTCCCGTCATTGCGCCGCTCCTATCTGGGCACCGATGGCGTGAATCCAATCATTATTCAAGAAGAAGTGATCCCCGGCATTGAGGACTTGCAGATTCAGTATGGCGTAGACACGACAAATGATCAGTCGGTCAATATGTACGTCGACTTTGACGATGTGGTGGATCCAGAGACAATTCTCGTCGCGCGCATCTGGTTACGCGTACGCGCGGAACAGATCGAGCAGGGTTATGACGAGGACGTCACGTATCGCTATGCGGATCGAACGTTCACCGCATCGGCCACCGGCAACGCGCTCGACACGCGTTATCGCCGACTGCTGGTTACCAAAACCATAGAAATGCGCAACCGTCGCGCAGAAACACTGCTGTAA